A single window of Rhodococcus jostii RHA1 DNA harbors:
- a CDS encoding M50 family metallopeptidase produces MNGIHSLWERMSAVSPAPAPWIVQVTAVVAVILVLEPHAWRLTRNVVTIVHEGAHLVVALLFGRTLKGVRLHSDTSGVAISSGKPTGLGVVLMTFAGYVGPAVLGLGAAWVLGTQHAVAVLWIGVVALVAMLILVRNLYGLFSLTVVGALLFGLVWFGTQDQQVAAAYLITLFMLVAAPRPVLELQRQRARGAAPESDADQLARLTRVPGIVWVGLSLLVTLSCLALGGWWILRPVGG; encoded by the coding sequence ATGAATGGAATTCACTCGTTGTGGGAGCGCATGAGCGCCGTCAGCCCTGCGCCGGCTCCCTGGATCGTTCAGGTCACGGCGGTGGTGGCGGTGATACTCGTCCTCGAACCGCACGCCTGGCGACTCACCCGCAACGTGGTGACCATCGTGCACGAGGGCGCGCATCTGGTGGTCGCCCTGCTGTTCGGCCGAACCCTGAAGGGGGTGCGGCTGCACTCGGACACGTCGGGTGTGGCCATCTCGTCCGGCAAACCGACCGGGCTCGGTGTGGTCCTCATGACATTCGCGGGCTACGTGGGCCCCGCCGTTCTGGGGCTCGGCGCGGCCTGGGTGCTGGGCACCCAGCACGCGGTCGCGGTGCTGTGGATCGGTGTCGTGGCTCTCGTCGCGATGCTGATCCTCGTCCGGAACCTGTACGGGTTGTTCTCCCTCACCGTGGTCGGGGCGCTGCTGTTCGGACTCGTGTGGTTCGGGACGCAGGACCAGCAGGTGGCCGCGGCGTATCTGATCACCCTGTTCATGCTCGTCGCCGCGCCGCGCCCGGTCCTCGAACTGCAGCGGCAACGCGCCCGCGGCGCAGCACCGGAGTCGGATGCGGATCAACTGGCGCGACTCACCCGCGTTCCCGGCATCGTCTGGGTGGGTCTGTCCCTACTCGTGACGCTGAGCTGTCTCGCGCTGGGTGGGTGGTGGATTCTCCGTCCCGTCGGTGGCTGA
- a CDS encoding aconitate hydratase, with product MSDTVARKVIGAHLLDGRMEPGEEISIRIDQTLTQDATGTLVMQELEALHLDRIKTELSAQYVDHNLLQADEKNAEDHEFLRTAALRYGLWFSKPGNGVSHPTHMLRFGVPGKTMVGSDSHTPAAGSLGMLAIGVGGLEVAMAIAGQPLHLRMPQIWGVELTGRLPDWSSAKDVILEMLRRHGVKGGLNRIIEYHGEGLATLTAMDRHVIANMGAELGATTSIFPADDAVRDFLRAEGREDDFVELLADAGAAYDVHEHLDLSTIEPLIAKPSSPGNVVPVREVAGEDVSQVVIGSSANPGLRDFAIAAAMVSGRQTDPSVSFDVNPSSREILSDLTKMGATLELVVAGARIHQSGCMGCIGMGQAPATGRNSLRTMPRNFPGRSGTREDSVWLCSPETAAASALTGVITDPRDWAEKVGMPYPELTLPDEATVNTAMLVAPLPEEEARHVEVVKGPNISSLPEFPPLPDRIEAPVLLKVGDNISTDEISPAGARALPFRSNIPKLARFTFTQVDETYPARAEETAKTTGHFIVGGDNYGQGSSREHAAITPRYLGLHAVIATSFARIHWQNLANFGVLALEFENPDDYDTIRQDDVLILDGVREAIRSGPRLTLFDSTRDVEIPVRHRLSPRQVDDVLAGGLIPQLARRE from the coding sequence ATGTCGGACACTGTCGCCCGCAAGGTCATCGGTGCGCACCTCCTCGACGGCCGGATGGAACCGGGGGAGGAGATCTCGATCCGGATAGACCAGACCCTCACCCAGGACGCCACCGGAACCCTGGTGATGCAGGAACTCGAGGCGCTCCACCTCGATCGCATCAAAACCGAGTTGAGCGCGCAGTACGTCGACCACAATCTGCTGCAGGCCGACGAGAAGAACGCTGAGGACCACGAGTTCCTCCGGACGGCTGCCCTGCGGTACGGGCTGTGGTTCTCGAAGCCGGGCAACGGGGTCTCTCATCCCACCCACATGCTGCGCTTCGGTGTTCCCGGCAAGACCATGGTCGGGTCCGACTCGCACACACCAGCGGCGGGATCGCTGGGCATGCTCGCGATCGGCGTCGGGGGGCTCGAGGTCGCCATGGCGATCGCGGGTCAGCCCCTGCATCTGCGGATGCCGCAGATCTGGGGTGTGGAGTTGACCGGCAGGCTCCCCGACTGGAGTTCGGCGAAGGACGTCATCCTCGAGATGCTCCGCCGCCACGGGGTCAAGGGCGGGCTCAACAGAATCATCGAATACCACGGTGAGGGGCTCGCGACGTTGACGGCGATGGATCGCCACGTCATCGCGAACATGGGAGCCGAACTGGGCGCCACGACATCCATCTTTCCCGCAGACGACGCCGTCCGTGATTTCCTGCGCGCCGAGGGCCGGGAAGACGACTTCGTGGAACTGCTCGCCGACGCAGGCGCGGCGTACGACGTGCACGAACACCTCGACCTGTCGACGATCGAGCCGCTGATCGCGAAGCCGTCGTCGCCGGGAAACGTGGTGCCCGTCCGGGAGGTTGCCGGTGAGGACGTCAGCCAGGTGGTGATCGGGTCGTCCGCCAATCCCGGACTGCGCGACTTCGCGATCGCTGCGGCCATGGTGTCGGGGAGGCAGACCGACCCGAGTGTGAGCTTCGACGTCAATCCGAGTTCGCGGGAGATCCTCTCCGACCTGACCAAGATGGGCGCCACGCTCGAACTCGTCGTGGCGGGCGCGCGAATTCATCAATCCGGGTGTATGGGCTGTATCGGCATGGGCCAGGCGCCGGCGACCGGCCGGAATTCACTCCGGACGATGCCCCGCAATTTCCCGGGGCGTTCGGGCACCCGCGAGGACTCCGTGTGGCTGTGTTCACCCGAGACGGCGGCCGCGTCGGCTCTCACCGGGGTGATCACCGACCCGCGGGACTGGGCGGAGAAAGTGGGGATGCCGTACCCGGAACTCACGCTTCCGGACGAGGCCACCGTCAACACGGCCATGCTGGTGGCTCCGCTGCCGGAAGAGGAGGCTCGGCACGTCGAAGTCGTGAAGGGACCCAACATCTCGTCCCTGCCCGAGTTTCCGCCCCTGCCCGACCGCATCGAGGCACCGGTCCTTCTGAAGGTCGGTGACAACATCTCCACCGACGAGATCTCTCCGGCCGGGGCGCGGGCCCTGCCGTTCCGCTCCAACATTCCCAAGCTGGCCCGGTTCACGTTCACCCAGGTCGACGAGACCTATCCGGCGCGCGCGGAGGAGACGGCGAAGACCACCGGGCATTTCATCGTCGGCGGCGACAACTACGGGCAGGGGTCCTCACGTGAGCATGCCGCGATCACCCCTCGGTACCTCGGGTTGCACGCGGTGATCGCCACCTCGTTCGCCCGTATCCACTGGCAGAACCTCGCCAACTTCGGTGTGCTCGCGCTCGAATTCGAGAACCCGGACGACTACGACACGATCCGGCAGGACGACGTGCTGATCCTCGACGGAGTTCGGGAGGCCATTCGTTCCGGCCCCCGTCTGACCCTGTTCGACTCGACCCGTGACGTGGAGATCCCGGTGCGTCATCGGCTGTCCCCACGTCAGGTCGACGACGTGCTCGCGGGCGGATTGATTCCACAGCTGGCACGCAGGGAGTGA
- a CDS encoding AAA family ATPase translates to MDPVRNPYAPGAGQRPPELAGRTRQLDAFDVVLERIARGRPERSVMLTGLRGVGKTVLLNHLRSAAISRRWGTGKIEARPDQDLRRPLSSALHMAVREIAGSHRDPDRVEEFLGVLKSFALRATADKGMRERWQPGIDAPAVKGRADSGDIEIDLVELLLDASSLARDVGVGIALFIDEMQDLGAADVSAVCGACHELSQDAAPLIVVGAGLPHLPAVLSASKSYSERLFSYHRIDRLDRVSADRALIAPAEREDVKFTDEALDALYAAADGYPYFVQAYGKATWDVAAASPITEEDVRVAAPTAEEELAVGFFGSRYERATPAEREYMRAMADLSGDDGPVATSAIASELGRKPASLSPARDGLIKKGLIYSAERGSIGFTVPHFGKYLRAQND, encoded by the coding sequence ATGGACCCTGTCCGTAACCCCTATGCGCCCGGCGCGGGGCAACGCCCGCCGGAGCTCGCGGGCCGAACCAGGCAGCTCGACGCGTTCGACGTGGTGCTCGAACGGATCGCGCGCGGTCGCCCGGAACGCAGTGTGATGCTGACGGGTCTGCGCGGCGTCGGGAAGACGGTCCTGCTGAACCACCTGCGGTCGGCCGCCATCTCGCGGCGGTGGGGCACGGGGAAGATCGAGGCCCGACCGGATCAGGATCTGCGGAGGCCGCTGTCGTCGGCGTTGCACATGGCGGTGCGGGAGATCGCGGGTTCGCATCGCGACCCCGACCGGGTGGAGGAGTTCCTCGGCGTCCTGAAGTCGTTCGCCCTGCGCGCGACGGCCGACAAGGGCATGCGGGAGCGGTGGCAGCCGGGCATCGACGCCCCCGCGGTGAAGGGGCGCGCCGATTCCGGGGACATCGAGATCGACCTGGTGGAACTGCTGCTCGACGCGTCGTCCCTGGCCCGCGACGTCGGGGTCGGGATCGCACTGTTCATCGACGAGATGCAGGACCTCGGCGCCGCGGACGTCTCGGCGGTGTGCGGGGCGTGCCACGAACTCAGCCAGGACGCGGCGCCGCTGATCGTGGTCGGGGCAGGACTGCCGCACCTGCCCGCCGTGTTGTCGGCGTCCAAGAGTTACTCGGAGCGGCTGTTCAGCTACCACCGCATCGACCGGCTGGACCGGGTGTCGGCGGACCGGGCATTGATCGCGCCCGCCGAGCGGGAGGACGTGAAGTTCACGGACGAGGCGCTCGACGCGTTGTATGCCGCCGCGGACGGCTACCCCTATTTCGTCCAGGCCTACGGCAAGGCGACGTGGGACGTGGCCGCAGCCAGCCCGATCACCGAGGAGGACGTGCGGGTGGCCGCGCCGACCGCGGAGGAGGAACTCGCGGTCGGGTTCTTCGGATCGCGATACGAGCGCGCGACGCCTGCCGAGCGGGAGTACATGCGGGCGATGGCCGACCTGTCCGGGGACGACGGACCGGTCGCCACGTCGGCGATCGCGTCCGAGCTCGGCCGCAAGCCCGCGTCGCTGTCACCGGCGCGGGACGGGCTGATCAAGAAGGGCCTGATCTATTCGGCCGAGCGCGGGTCGATCGGATTCACCGTGCCGCACTTCGGCAAGTATCTGCGCGCGCAGAACGACTAG
- the shbA gene encoding RNA polymerase sigma factor ShbA codes for MIELDARAELERLAPYAATGDEDAVEEVLRIAHPLVHRYCTSRLESVDHPHATADDVTQDVCLALMSSLRTYENQGKSLLSFIFGIAAHKVSDARRRATRLSAPTTARGAAAHHVVDVEDGPEHHVLRRELRGEMGQLVETLPVRHQQILFMRVIVGMSAEQTARVLDTTPGAVRVAQHRALSHLRARIGHGPAR; via the coding sequence ATGATCGAATTGGACGCCAGAGCCGAGTTGGAACGACTCGCGCCGTACGCCGCGACGGGCGACGAAGACGCCGTCGAAGAGGTTCTCCGCATCGCGCACCCCCTCGTGCACCGCTACTGCACGAGCAGGCTCGAGTCGGTGGATCACCCGCACGCCACCGCCGACGACGTCACCCAGGATGTGTGCCTCGCGTTGATGAGCTCCCTACGGACATACGAGAACCAGGGGAAGTCGTTGCTGTCGTTCATCTTCGGCATCGCCGCGCACAAGGTGTCCGACGCGCGGCGCCGCGCCACCCGGTTGTCCGCACCGACCACCGCACGCGGCGCTGCCGCACATCACGTGGTGGACGTCGAGGACGGCCCCGAGCATCACGTCCTGCGCCGCGAACTGCGCGGCGAGATGGGCCAGCTCGTCGAGACCCTTCCGGTCCGGCACCAGCAGATCCTGTTCATGCGCGTCATCGTGGGAATGTCGGCCGAGCAGACCGCACGGGTCCTGGACACCACGCCGGGCGCCGTCCGCGTCGCCCAGCACCGGGCGCTGAGCCACCTGCGGGCGAGGATCGGGCACGGGCCTGCCCGCTGA
- a CDS encoding WD40/YVTN/BNR-like repeat-containing protein, whose protein sequence is MSAPDTVLVAIGTKKGLWLATSRDRTTWTLSGPHFLMNEIPSIGIDTRAGRTRILVGVRSEHWGPTVAHSDDLGATWTEPDHGAIRFGDGDGAALERVWQLRPDTDDRPGVVWAGCEPISVWRSVDGGEHFELERGLWDHPHRPEWGAGYGGAAAHSVVPHPQDENTVHVAMSTGGVYRTTDGGASWEPRNTGITAYFLPDPNPEFGQCVHKIARDAYVPDRLYAQNHHGVYRSDDSGDTWKSIADGLPTDFGFVMLTHPRREGTIWVVPIEADGKRIPPDGRLAVYRSEDAGNSWTRLDSGLPERDYNVVLRDAAAVDTADPVGVYFGTRGGEVYGSADEGASFGTVAAHLPDVLCVRAAVVAS, encoded by the coding sequence ATGAGCGCACCCGACACGGTCCTGGTCGCGATCGGAACGAAGAAGGGCCTGTGGCTGGCCACCAGCCGCGACCGCACCACCTGGACGTTGTCGGGCCCGCACTTCCTGATGAACGAGATTCCGAGTATCGGGATCGACACGCGGGCCGGCCGCACCCGCATTCTGGTCGGGGTCCGGTCCGAGCACTGGGGTCCCACCGTCGCGCACTCCGACGACCTGGGTGCCACCTGGACCGAACCGGACCACGGGGCCATCCGCTTCGGCGACGGTGACGGCGCCGCGCTCGAGCGGGTGTGGCAGCTCCGGCCCGACACGGACGACCGTCCGGGCGTCGTGTGGGCGGGATGCGAACCCATCTCGGTGTGGCGGTCGGTCGACGGCGGCGAGCATTTCGAGCTCGAACGCGGGCTGTGGGACCATCCGCACCGGCCGGAGTGGGGAGCCGGATACGGCGGCGCCGCAGCGCATTCCGTCGTCCCTCATCCGCAGGACGAGAACACGGTGCATGTCGCGATGAGCACCGGAGGTGTCTACCGCACCACGGACGGGGGCGCGTCCTGGGAGCCGCGCAACACCGGGATCACGGCCTACTTCCTGCCGGACCCGAACCCGGAGTTCGGCCAGTGCGTCCACAAGATCGCCCGCGACGCCTACGTTCCCGACCGGCTGTACGCCCAGAACCATCACGGCGTCTACCGTTCCGACGACAGCGGCGACACTTGGAAATCGATTGCGGACGGACTGCCGACGGACTTCGGCTTCGTGATGCTCACCCATCCCCGCCGCGAGGGAACCATCTGGGTCGTTCCGATCGAGGCGGACGGCAAACGGATCCCACCCGACGGCCGGCTGGCCGTATACCGGAGCGAGGACGCCGGGAACAGCTGGACCCGCCTCGACAGCGGACTGCCGGAACGCGACTACAACGTGGTGCTCCGCGACGCCGCCGCAGTGGACACCGCCGACCCGGTCGGCGTGTATTTCGGCACGCGCGGCGGCGAGGTCTACGGGAGCGCCGACGAGGGTGCCTCGTTCGGCACGGTCGCGGCGCATCTGCCCGACGTCCTGTGCGTGCGGGCCGCGGTGGTCGCATCATGA
- a CDS encoding MoaD/ThiS family protein has protein sequence MSEGVTVRVPRALASIVGGERSVHVPLDAASTVSHVLDVLAGEFPILGRRIRDETGALRRYVNVYVDGEDVRLLGGVGTEVTPGQELQILQSVAGG, from the coding sequence ATGAGCGAGGGAGTCACCGTGCGGGTTCCGCGGGCGCTGGCGTCGATCGTCGGCGGTGAACGCTCCGTGCACGTGCCCCTCGACGCCGCCTCGACGGTGTCCCACGTGCTCGACGTCCTCGCGGGCGAGTTCCCGATTCTCGGCCGCCGGATTCGCGACGAGACCGGCGCCCTGCGGCGGTACGTCAACGTCTACGTGGACGGCGAGGACGTCCGGCTCCTCGGCGGTGTCGGCACCGAGGTGACGCCCGGGCAGGAACTGCAGATTCTGCAGTCCGTGGCCGGCGGCTGA
- a CDS encoding cyclase family protein — MPHVRKIVDLSHTIGPGMQVYPGDPVPTLIRHCTLERDGYNVLDVRIGSQSGTHVDAPAHLKAGAATVERLAPDLFVGRGVVFDLRELVARQRITRELIMSRADDVGPGDIAVFHTGWSRHYGTDAYYTHPFLDPEACTLLLDRGVRTFCLDAPSIDETPDEDHADAGYPVHHLIADAGGVIGENLCRLDRIDFPDPLLSLLPIALAAGDGAPTRAVAMELAE; from the coding sequence ATGCCACACGTGCGGAAAATCGTGGATCTGTCACACACCATCGGGCCGGGCATGCAGGTGTATCCCGGCGACCCGGTGCCGACGCTGATCCGGCACTGCACCCTCGAGCGCGACGGCTACAACGTGCTGGACGTCAGGATCGGTTCGCAGTCCGGGACTCATGTCGACGCACCGGCGCATCTGAAGGCGGGGGCCGCGACCGTCGAACGGCTGGCACCGGACCTGTTCGTCGGCCGCGGCGTCGTGTTCGACCTGCGCGAGCTCGTTGCGCGACAGCGGATTACCCGCGAACTGATCATGTCCCGGGCGGACGACGTCGGGCCGGGCGACATCGCCGTGTTCCATACCGGGTGGTCTCGCCACTACGGAACGGATGCCTACTACACGCATCCGTTCCTCGACCCCGAGGCGTGCACACTGCTGCTCGACCGGGGAGTGCGGACGTTCTGCCTGGACGCCCCGAGCATCGACGAGACGCCGGACGAGGACCACGCCGACGCCGGATACCCGGTTCACCATCTGATCGCCGACGCCGGCGGAGTGATCGGCGAGAATCTGTGTCGGCTCGACCGGATCGACTTCCCCGACCCGCTCCTCAGCCTCCTGCCGATCGCCCTGGCGGCCGGCGACGGAGCACCCACTCGGGCAGTGGCGATGGAGCTGGCGGAGTAG
- a CDS encoding serine/threonine-protein kinase, which produces MTDFDPLATQRESVSKTLISELSAVGLEDAREIGHGGFGVVYRCAQPELDRTVAVKVLTAALDAENLERFLREQRAMGRLSGHPHIVNIMQVGTTDTGRPYIVMQYHPHDSLDAQIRRRGPIPWSDALRVGVKLAGALETAHRVGILHRDVKPGNILLTEYGEPQLTDFGIARMSGAFETTAGTVTGSPAFTAPEVLSGRTPTAASDVYSLGATLFSAITGHAAFERHNGEEVIAQFLRITTQPVPDLRTEGFPEDLSAVIQRAMSGKPEDRPASAAAFGDELREVERHHGLAVDEMAMPVDAGVHHVEDSAHGAVSTISGPFRTSTTGRARYPSTPPPAPATRFRPPAATRQLVERNRLIDLLRAGRRRLLTVIHGPTGFGKSTLAAQWRNVLADEGVAVAWLTVDNDDDNVVWFVAHLIEAIRRVRPNLAKELGQVLEEHDDEAERYVLTSLVNQIHESGERIALIIDDWQRVSEPATIAALEFLLDNGCHHLQVVVTSRTRAGLPMSRMRVKDELVEIDYSELRFDDSEARSFLVDLGGLPLDSEDVTELRDSTDGWVAALQLASLSLRGRADPSELIAGLSGRHHAIGEFLAENVLDTLEPEMLDFLLATSITERTCGGLAGALAHTARGQAMLEAAEDRDLFLRHIDDERTWFRYHTLFAEFLRRRLERDQPDRVRELHRIASRWFCDHSLLREAVDHAIAGGEEQRAVELVEADGLILLEQSQAATLSAVVDKLPPALVAASARLQVTTAWAHAMANRTMAAERALERAEWALEHSGASASDTADLRAEAGVVRAVAELRNDRSDRIDELAADCLARPEAMSPWVVCAAFNVTTFAAVYRFDFAEVRRIQEVARPYYERNTGPHNVVHGQSYLGVASYEQLDIDDAVDRFRRARRAGRKLGGPRAPSARLAGSLLGEVLYERGDVEEAERLLDDGYTLAVETGGVDFKVARFVTGAHVKALRGDREEATTRLHAGLEVAETYSLARLRARIENERRRLGITPHPSLGAPDPIRHEDRRRPVSGIDEIVAQVEETTAIRMLLATGARENIELACTWAQEWTDRLAGTGRNRAHLLAERLRVACLAAAGRDDEAKQALASIASICAARGLHRVLPDGGPFVVALVADLRADQLAGEWRPDWATVPSDFLEELQNATSPYTM; this is translated from the coding sequence ATGACCGATTTTGACCCGCTCGCCACCCAGCGTGAGTCTGTGTCGAAAACCCTCATATCCGAGCTGTCCGCAGTCGGTCTCGAGGACGCCAGGGAGATCGGGCACGGTGGGTTCGGGGTGGTCTATCGGTGTGCGCAACCGGAACTCGATCGAACCGTGGCGGTCAAGGTCCTCACCGCGGCGCTCGACGCCGAGAACCTCGAGCGGTTCCTGCGGGAGCAGCGCGCCATGGGCCGGCTGAGCGGCCACCCGCACATCGTCAACATCATGCAGGTCGGGACGACCGACACCGGCCGTCCGTACATCGTGATGCAGTACCATCCCCACGATTCGCTGGACGCGCAGATCCGCAGGCGCGGGCCCATCCCCTGGAGCGACGCCCTGCGTGTCGGGGTGAAACTTGCCGGTGCGCTCGAAACCGCGCACCGGGTGGGCATCCTCCACCGGGACGTCAAACCTGGAAACATCCTCCTGACGGAGTACGGCGAACCGCAGCTCACCGATTTCGGGATCGCGCGGATGTCGGGGGCGTTCGAGACGACGGCGGGCACGGTCACCGGCTCCCCCGCGTTCACCGCTCCCGAGGTGCTGTCCGGGCGGACCCCGACCGCCGCCTCCGACGTGTACAGCCTCGGTGCGACCCTGTTCAGCGCGATCACCGGGCACGCCGCCTTCGAACGGCACAACGGCGAGGAGGTGATCGCGCAGTTCCTGCGCATCACCACCCAACCCGTCCCGGACCTGCGGACCGAGGGTTTCCCCGAGGACCTCAGCGCCGTGATCCAGCGGGCGATGTCCGGTAAACCGGAGGATCGCCCCGCGTCCGCCGCCGCGTTCGGGGACGAACTGCGGGAGGTCGAACGCCACCACGGATTGGCCGTGGACGAGATGGCGATGCCCGTCGACGCCGGGGTCCACCACGTCGAGGATTCCGCACACGGGGCCGTCTCGACCATCTCCGGTCCGTTCCGCACGTCCACGACGGGACGGGCGCGATACCCGTCGACGCCGCCGCCCGCGCCGGCCACCCGGTTCCGGCCGCCGGCCGCGACCCGTCAGCTCGTCGAGCGGAACCGGCTGATCGATTTGCTGCGGGCCGGACGCCGGCGCCTGCTGACCGTGATCCACGGCCCCACCGGATTCGGCAAGAGCACCCTGGCCGCCCAGTGGCGGAACGTCCTCGCCGACGAGGGAGTGGCCGTCGCGTGGCTCACCGTCGACAACGACGACGACAACGTGGTCTGGTTCGTCGCGCACCTCATCGAGGCGATCCGCCGCGTGCGTCCCAACCTGGCAAAGGAACTCGGCCAGGTCCTCGAGGAGCACGACGACGAGGCTGAACGCTACGTGCTCACCTCACTGGTCAACCAGATCCACGAGAGCGGCGAACGGATCGCCCTGATCATCGACGACTGGCAGCGCGTGTCCGAACCCGCGACGATCGCCGCCCTGGAGTTCCTCCTCGACAACGGGTGCCACCACCTGCAGGTCGTGGTGACGAGCCGAACCAGGGCCGGGTTGCCGATGAGCCGCATGCGCGTCAAGGACGAACTCGTCGAAATCGACTACTCGGAACTGCGTTTCGACGATTCCGAAGCCCGCTCGTTCCTCGTTGACCTCGGTGGCCTGCCCCTCGACAGCGAGGACGTCACCGAGCTCCGCGACTCCACCGACGGGTGGGTCGCGGCTCTCCAACTGGCGTCACTGTCGCTGCGCGGGCGAGCGGATCCCTCCGAGCTGATCGCCGGACTGTCCGGCCGTCACCACGCGATCGGCGAATTTCTCGCCGAGAACGTCCTCGACACCCTCGAACCCGAGATGCTCGACTTCCTGCTGGCCACCTCGATCACCGAGCGCACGTGTGGCGGCCTCGCCGGCGCCCTCGCACACACCGCGCGTGGGCAGGCGATGCTCGAGGCCGCCGAGGACCGGGACCTGTTTCTGCGCCACATCGACGACGAGCGAACGTGGTTCCGGTACCACACCCTGTTCGCGGAGTTCCTGCGCCGCCGGCTCGAACGCGACCAACCCGACCGCGTCCGGGAACTGCACCGCATCGCGTCCCGCTGGTTCTGCGACCACAGCCTGCTCCGCGAGGCCGTCGACCACGCAATCGCCGGCGGCGAAGAGCAACGCGCCGTGGAACTCGTCGAGGCCGACGGACTGATACTGCTCGAGCAGTCCCAGGCGGCGACGTTGTCGGCGGTGGTCGACAAGCTGCCACCGGCTCTCGTCGCCGCGAGTGCCCGGCTGCAGGTCACGACGGCGTGGGCGCATGCGATGGCGAACCGGACCATGGCCGCCGAACGCGCGCTCGAGCGAGCCGAATGGGCACTCGAACACAGCGGCGCGAGCGCGAGCGACACGGCGGATCTGCGGGCGGAGGCGGGCGTCGTCCGTGCGGTCGCCGAACTGCGCAACGACCGCAGCGACCGGATCGACGAACTCGCCGCCGACTGCCTGGCGCGGCCGGAGGCCATGTCCCCGTGGGTGGTGTGCGCCGCTTTCAACGTCACGACGTTCGCCGCCGTGTACCGGTTCGACTTCGCGGAGGTGCGCAGGATCCAGGAGGTGGCCCGGCCCTACTACGAGCGGAACACCGGACCGCACAACGTCGTTCACGGTCAGAGCTATCTGGGTGTCGCATCCTACGAGCAGCTCGACATCGACGACGCCGTCGACCGTTTCCGGCGGGCCCGCCGAGCCGGGCGGAAACTGGGCGGGCCGCGAGCGCCATCCGCCCGGCTCGCGGGGTCGCTGCTCGGTGAGGTGCTCTACGAACGCGGGGACGTCGAAGAAGCCGAACGACTCCTCGACGACGGTTACACCCTCGCCGTCGAGACCGGTGGGGTGGACTTCAAGGTCGCCCGCTTCGTCACCGGTGCTCACGTCAAGGCGCTGCGGGGTGACCGTGAGGAGGCGACGACACGCCTGCACGCCGGACTCGAGGTGGCCGAGACCTACTCCCTCGCCCGCCTGCGGGCCCGCATCGAGAACGAACGCCGGCGGCTCGGCATCACCCCGCATCCCTCGCTGGGGGCTCCGGACCCGATCCGGCACGAAGACCGGCGGCGCCCGGTGTCGGGCATCGACGAGATCGTCGCGCAGGTCGAGGAGACCACCGCGATTCGGATGCTGCTCGCCACCGGGGCGCGCGAAAACATCGAGCTGGCGTGCACCTGGGCGCAGGAGTGGACCGATCGGCTGGCCGGCACCGGCCGCAACCGCGCCCACCTGCTGGCCGAACGCCTCCGGGTGGCGTGCCTCGCCGCCGCGGGCCGCGACGACGAGGCGAAGCAGGCCCTCGCCTCCATCGCCTCCATCTGCGCGGCACGTGGACTCCACCGCGTGCTTCCCGACGGTGGACCCTTCGTCGTCGCGCTGGTCGCGGATCTGCGGGCCGATCAGCTGGCCGGAGAGTGGCGGCCGGACTGGGCGACGGTGCCCTCCGACTTTCTCGAGGAGCTACAGAACGCGACGTCTCCGTACACGATGTGA
- a CDS encoding pyridoxamine 5'-phosphate oxidase family protein, which translates to MPLSVSEREQFLSEPHIAALSVSAGESRGPLTVPIWYQYAAGGDLWVLTGAGSEKARLIEAAGRFTMMVERVDPTVRYVSVEGAVARTVPGTDAQLREITERYLAPEKVDAYLDFARAELGEQVAIYLRPEHWRSADMGAA; encoded by the coding sequence ATGCCATTGTCTGTGTCCGAGCGCGAACAGTTCCTGTCCGAGCCGCACATCGCGGCGCTGTCGGTTTCCGCCGGTGAGAGCCGCGGACCTCTGACGGTCCCGATCTGGTATCAGTACGCCGCGGGCGGTGATCTGTGGGTACTGACCGGCGCCGGTTCGGAGAAGGCGCGCCTCATCGAGGCGGCCGGGCGATTCACCATGATGGTCGAGCGAGTCGACCCCACCGTCCGGTACGTCTCCGTCGAGGGCGCCGTGGCGCGCACTGTCCCGGGAACCGACGCCCAGTTGCGGGAGATCACCGAGCGCTACCTCGCGCCGGAGAAGGTCGACGCCTACCTCGACTTCGCCCGGGCCGAACTCGGCGAACAGGTCGCGATCTACCTCCGCCCCGAGCACTGGCGATCGGCAGACATGGGCGCCGCCTGA